GCTTTTGGTACACCGCTGGATTCCGGACCGGAAAGACTTGAACAGTTCCGGCCAGGAATGGCCCCCGAATTGAGGGACAAAAAGATTTCCGCCTGGCGCAACGCCCTCCGTAAACTTTCTATCCTGAAAAACTGAACAGAGGAGATATGTCAATGCCAACACGGGAAGATGCCTGGCACTTGCTTTGCGAATATACCGAATCAGATTCTCTGAAACGACATGGGCTGGCCGTTGAACAGGTGATGCGAAAAATGGCTAAAAAATACGGCGAGGACAAGGAACTTTGGGGGATGACAGGATTGTTGCACGACTTCGATTATGAAAAATATCCTACCATGGAGGAGCACCCCTATGTAGGCAATAAGATCCTAAAGGAGAAAGGTTACCCTGAAGAACTGACGAATGCCATCATGGGGCATGCCAACTATACTAAAGTCCCTAGAGAAAGCCTCATGGCAAAAGCACTCTACGCTGCTGATGAGATCAGCGGATTCATCTTTGCCGTCACTTATGTGCGTCCTTCAAAATCGGTCCACGATGTAAAAGTGAAATCAGTAAAGAAAAAGCTAAAACAGAAAAGTTTTGCCGCTTCCGTCAACCGTGCAGAGGTGTACGAGGGGCCTGAAGAATTGGGTGTACCACTGGAGGAGCATATCCAGTTCATTATCGATGCATTAAAGGAAAAAGCTGAAGATTTGGGCTTAGCTGGATAAGAGGTCTTAGGCTAGAATGTTCAGTTTAGTCTCGGATCGCCAGGGGCGATAGAGCCAAACCCGCCCATTTCTTCCATTCCGATTCCACTCTCCATAAACTGTACAAGGATTTTCGCCCTAAGTGATGCATCATCCAGTTCAAGCATCTTCTGTTTCTCTTCACCTTCAATGGGAAGATGGGATGCTAGGAAATTGACAGCCATTTCGAAATCGATGGCGTCCTTAAACTCTTTGGGAATCTGAGGAAAGCCGCTCCTGGCCGACATCCGTTCAAACCCGCGAAAAACTTTTTCTTTCAATAGTTCTGTGTCCTCTTCACCTTTTGATTCCGCAATAGGCTCAAGCTCACCAATACGATAGTCATTATCTGAATCCACCTCATTGATATTCACTTTGGTGAGGCCTACAAGAAGAATGTTTGATGTGCCGTCGGAACGGTCGTTCTTGAACTCCATGTAACCAAGTGTTCCAATAGTGTGGATGGGGGGGGTCCCCTCATAATCTTTATCATATCCGGATTTTATAAGTGCCATACAAATCATTTTTTCGCCGTTCTCTGCATCAGTCACCATTTGTCTGTAACGTGGCTCAAAAATGTACAAAGGGAAAAAAGTCTTCGGATAAAAGACGACATTGGGAAGCGGAAAAATGGGCGCTGTTCCAGTAAAACCTTTTAGACGTTCTGTGAACATTCCCAAATCAATTAACCTTTATAAATATGCCTTCTGACAGATTTTCTATTTCATAAGTTCGGACAATAATGGCGTCATTCTCCACTGCCTTGCCGGTTCTGCAGTTGAATTGCCAGCCGTGCCAGGGGCAGGTGACGATGTCTCCCTCAATTTCTCCATCGCCCAGGGAACCGCCGCGATGAGGACATTTATTATCCATAGCTATAAATTCTCCATCTATATTAAAAAGGGCTACTGGTTTTTCGTCCATCATCACCACTTGGCCTGACTGTGGTAACAGGTTTGGACAGTCTAGCAGTTTCTTCCAGCCACTCATGAATTAGCTTCTATGTTGCGGGTGAAGCCTTCGAACTTAGCTCTTTTTACAGCGCTGCCTTTGAAAATGTTTTTGAAATCTTCCTTCGACAGATAACGCCAAGATTCTTCCGTCCGTTCCACAATTTCTTTTCGGGGCGCAAATGTAGCTTCTTTACTTTGCACCGAAAACTTTTCATTCCACGGACACACCTGCTGACAAATGTCACAACCGTAAATCCAGCCATGGAGATCATCGCTGTACTGCTCAGGCAAATCGCCCCTGTGCTCGATTGAGAGGTATGATATACATCGGTTGGAATCAAGGAGATAATCATCCACAATGGCATGAGTAGGACAGGCATCGATACAAGCGGTGCATGTACCGCACAGGTCATCTTCAAAGGGCTGATCCATCTCCAGTTCGCAGTCGAGAATGAGTTCACCGAGAAAAAGCCAGGAACCGTAGTCTCGGCTGATGAGATTGGTATGTTTTCCGATCCACCCAAGGCCCGCCCGTTGAGCCCACGCCTTTTCCATCACAGGTGAGGTGTCAACACATGCGATGCCCTGGACATCCGGTTGAAGCTCCTGAACAATTTGAAGAAGCTGCCTCAAACGATTCTTAAGCAACTCATGATAATCATCTCCCCAGGCATAGTTGGAGATTTTCATGTCACCTTCCGGCTCTCCGTGGTAGTAGTTCATGGCGACACAAACCACTGATTTGGCTTCAGGAAAGTAGCTCTTGATATGAGCCCTTTCGTCTTTGCGACTCACCATCCAATCCATGGTGGCGTGGTAGCCTAGACGAAGCCAATTTTCAAGGCGGGCACCATCATCGGGAGACGATTCGGCCCGCGCAATCCCCACTTTCTGGAAACC
The window above is part of the Candidatus Neomarinimicrobiota bacterium genome. Proteins encoded here:
- a CDS encoding non-heme iron oxygenase ferredoxin subunit; the encoded protein is MSGWKKLLDCPNLLPQSGQVVMMDEKPVALFNIDGEFIAMDNKCPHRGGSLGDGEIEGDIVTCPWHGWQFNCRTGKAVENDAIIVRTYEIENLSEGIFIKVN
- a CDS encoding HDIG domain-containing protein yields the protein MPTREDAWHLLCEYTESDSLKRHGLAVEQVMRKMAKKYGEDKELWGMTGLLHDFDYEKYPTMEEHPYVGNKILKEKGYPEELTNAIMGHANYTKVPRESLMAKALYAADEISGFIFAVTYVRPSKSVHDVKVKSVKKKLKQKSFAASVNRAEVYEGPEELGVPLEEHIQFIIDALKEKAEDLGLAG
- the queG gene encoding tRNA epoxyqueuosine(34) reductase QueG, which encodes MEAVSNKKSLTNSIRQLALELGFQKVGIARAESSPDDGARLENWLRLGYHATMDWMVSRKDERAHIKSYFPEAKSVVCVAMNYYHGEPEGDMKISNYAWGDDYHELLKNRLRQLLQIVQELQPDVQGIACVDTSPVMEKAWAQRAGLGWIGKHTNLISRDYGSWLFLGELILDCELEMDQPFEDDLCGTCTACIDACPTHAIVDDYLLDSNRCISYLSIEHRGDLPEQYSDDLHGWIYGCDICQQVCPWNEKFSVQSKEATFAPRKEIVERTEESWRYLSKEDFKNIFKGSAVKRAKFEGFTRNIEANS